From one Streptococcus oralis genomic stretch:
- the tilS gene encoding tRNA lysidine(34) synthetase TilS — translation MRDQDFLNHFLRKEYFKKHSKVVLALSGGLDSMFLFQLLSTYQNELGIELILAHVNHKQRSESDWEENELRKLADAAELPIYITSFSGDFSEARAREFRYDFFRKIMKEVGATALVTAHHADDQVETILMRLIRGSRLRHLIGIKESQVVDDIEIIRPLLYFHKTDFPPIFHFEDQTNHENSYFRNRIRNKYLPELEKENPRLRSALLNLGSEISDYQAAITELSEQIDVEDLNELFSYSKQTQGVLLQNYLNQFPDLNLTKSQFDEVLQILARKSQYRYPLKNGYELIKEYQNFRVCKISPQADEKEDELVLHYQNQVRYMGYLFSFGIPIEGDFVQKVTVSRETSVYIRCRKPGDIIRLNGYRKKLRRLFIDLKIPIEKRKTTPIIEQFGEIVSISGIATSDLSKNTKNDIMNTVIYIEKIDR, via the coding sequence CTTTGTCTGGCGGACTGGATTCAATGTTTTTATTCCAGCTATTGTCTACTTATCAAAATGAGTTGGGAATTGAGTTGATTTTAGCACATGTCAATCACAAGCAGAGAAGTGAGTCTGACTGGGAGGAAAATGAACTAAGGAAGTTAGCTGATGCAGCTGAACTTCCTATTTATATCACAAGCTTTTCAGGAGACTTTTCAGAAGCGCGTGCTCGAGAGTTTCGTTATGATTTTTTTAGGAAAATCATGAAAGAGGTTGGAGCGACTGCCTTGGTTACTGCCCACCATGCAGATGATCAGGTTGAAACGATTTTGATGCGCTTGATTCGCGGAAGTCGGTTACGTCATTTAATAGGAATAAAAGAAAGTCAAGTAGTTGATGATATTGAAATCATCCGTCCTTTGTTGTATTTTCATAAAACAGACTTCCCACCAATTTTTCATTTCGAAGATCAAACAAATCATGAGAACAGCTATTTTCGCAATCGTATTCGAAATAAGTATTTACCAGAACTTGAAAAAGAAAATCCCCGCCTTAGATCTGCTCTTTTAAATCTAGGAAGTGAGATTTCAGATTACCAAGCAGCCATAACGGAGCTTTCTGAACAGATTGATGTAGAAGATTTGAATGAGCTCTTTTCATACTCAAAACAAACTCAAGGGGTCTTGCTCCAGAACTATCTCAATCAATTCCCAGACTTAAATCTTACGAAGTCTCAGTTTGATGAAGTTCTACAGATTTTAGCAAGGAAAAGCCAGTATCGTTATCCATTGAAAAATGGTTATGAATTGATAAAAGAGTATCAAAATTTTCGAGTTTGCAAAATCAGTCCTCAGGCTGATGAAAAGGAAGATGAACTTGTGTTACACTATCAAAATCAAGTTCGATATATGGGCTATTTATTTTCCTTTGGCATTCCTATTGAAGGGGATTTTGTTCAAAAAGTAACGGTTTCACGGGAAACATCTGTATATATTAGATGTCGAAAACCTGGCGATATTATTAGGCTGAATGGTTATCGAAAGAAACTGAGACGCTTATTTATAGATTTAAAAATCCCTATTGAAAAACGAAAAACAACCCCTATTATTGAGCAATTTGGAGAAATTGTCTCAATTTCAGGAATTGCGACCAGTGATTTGAGTAAAAACACGAAAAATGATATAATGAACACTGTAATTTATATAGAAAAAATAGATAGGTAA
- the hpt gene encoding hypoxanthine phosphoribosyltransferase: MLEHDIKKILVSHDEITEAAKKLGEQLTKDYEGKNPILIGILKGSIPFMAELVKHIDTHIEMDFMMVSSYHGGTASSGVINIKQDVTQDIKGRHVLFVEDIIDTGQTLKNLRDMFIAREAASVKIATLLDKPEGRVVEIEADYTCFTIPNEFVVGYGLDYKENYRNLPYVGVLKEEVYSN, from the coding sequence ATGTTAGAACACGATATTAAAAAAATCCTCGTTTCACATGATGAAATTACAGAAGCGGCTAAAAAGCTAGGTGAACAATTAACCAAAGACTATGAGGGGAAAAATCCAATTCTTATTGGAATTTTGAAAGGATCGATTCCTTTTATGGCTGAATTGGTTAAACATATTGATACGCATATTGAGATGGATTTCATGATGGTATCTAGTTACCATGGTGGAACAGCAAGTAGTGGTGTCATCAATATCAAGCAAGACGTGACTCAAGATATCAAAGGAAGACATGTTTTATTTGTAGAGGATATCATCGATACAGGTCAAACCTTGAAGAATTTGCGAGATATGTTTATTGCAAGAGAAGCAGCTTCTGTTAAAATCGCGACTTTGTTGGACAAACCAGAGGGACGCGTTGTTGAAATTGAAGCGGATTACACTTGCTTTACTATTCCAAATGAGTTTGTAGTAGGTTATGGTTTGGACTATAAAGAAAATTATCGTAACCTTCCTTATGTCGGAGTATTAAAAGAAGAAGTTTATTCAAATTAG
- the ftsH gene encoding ATP-dependent zinc metalloprotease FtsH has translation MKKQNNGLVRNPFLYLLIIFFLVTGFQYFYSGNTAGRSEKINYTELVKEITADNVKELTYQPNGSVIEVSGVYKNSKTSKEETGIQFFPPTATTVERFSSTILPSDSTVSELQKLASEHQAEVTVKHESSSGMWINILVSFVPFAILFFFLFSMMGNMGGNSGRNPMSFGRSKAKAANKEDIKVRFSDVAGAEEEKQELVEVVEFLKDPKRFTKLGARIPAGVLLEGPPGTGKTLLAKAVAGEAGVPFFSISGSDFVEMFVGVGASRVRSLFEDAKKAEPAIIFIDEIDAVGRQRGVGLGGGNDEREQTLNQLLIEMDGFEGNEGIIVIAATNRSDVLDPALLRPGRFDRKVLVGRPDVKGREAILKVHAKNKPLADDVDLKLVAQQTPGFVGADLENVLNEAALVAARRNKSIIDASDIDEAEDRVIAGPSKKDKTVSQRERELVAYHEAGHTIVGLVLSNARVVHKVTIVPRGRAGGYMIALPKEDQMLLSKEDMKEQLAGLMGGRVAEEIIFNVQTTGASNDFEQATQMARAMVTEYGMSEKLGPVQYEGNHAMFGAQSPQKSISEQTAYEIDEEVRSLLNEARNKAAEIIQSNRETHKLIAEALLKYETLDSTQIKSLYETGKMPETVEEESHALSYDEVKSKMSEEK, from the coding sequence ATGAAAAAACAAAATAATGGTTTAGTTAGAAATCCATTTCTATACTTGTTAATTATCTTCTTCCTAGTGACAGGATTCCAGTATTTTTACTCTGGAAATACTGCTGGACGAAGCGAAAAAATTAACTATACAGAACTGGTAAAAGAAATTACAGCAGACAATGTAAAAGAATTAACCTATCAGCCAAATGGCAGCGTCATTGAAGTGTCTGGTGTTTATAAAAATTCTAAGACTAGTAAAGAAGAAACGGGAATTCAATTTTTTCCTCCTACAGCTACAACAGTAGAAAGATTTTCAAGTACTATTCTTCCGTCTGATTCAACAGTTTCAGAATTGCAAAAACTTGCTTCTGAACATCAGGCAGAAGTAACAGTCAAACATGAGAGTTCAAGCGGTATGTGGATCAATATCCTTGTCTCTTTTGTGCCATTTGCTATTCTTTTCTTCTTCCTATTCTCTATGATGGGAAATATGGGAGGAAATAGTGGCCGAAATCCAATGAGTTTTGGACGTAGCAAGGCCAAAGCTGCAAATAAAGAAGATATCAAGGTACGATTCTCAGATGTTGCTGGTGCCGAGGAAGAAAAACAAGAATTAGTAGAAGTTGTTGAATTCCTAAAAGATCCAAAACGATTTACCAAACTTGGTGCACGTATTCCTGCAGGAGTTCTTTTGGAGGGACCTCCGGGAACAGGTAAGACCTTACTTGCTAAGGCAGTTGCTGGGGAAGCAGGTGTTCCATTCTTTAGTATCTCAGGTTCTGACTTTGTAGAAATGTTTGTCGGAGTTGGTGCAAGCCGTGTTCGTTCTCTTTTTGAGGATGCAAAAAAAGCAGAGCCAGCCATCATCTTTATCGATGAAATTGATGCCGTTGGTCGCCAACGTGGTGTCGGTCTTGGTGGAGGTAATGATGAACGTGAACAAACCTTGAACCAACTCTTGATTGAGATGGATGGTTTTGAGGGAAATGAAGGAATCATCGTTATCGCTGCGACGAACCGTTCAGATGTTCTAGATCCAGCTCTTCTCCGTCCAGGACGTTTTGATAGAAAAGTCTTGGTTGGTCGCCCTGATGTTAAAGGTCGTGAAGCAATCTTGAAAGTTCACGCTAAAAATAAACCTCTGGCAGATGATGTTGATTTGAAACTAGTTGCCCAACAAACCCCAGGTTTTGTGGGAGCTGACTTAGAAAATGTTCTAAACGAAGCGGCATTAGTTGCTGCTCGTCGCAACAAATCAATCATTGATGCTTCAGATATTGATGAGGCAGAGGACAGAGTGATTGCTGGACCATCTAAGAAAGATAAAACAGTATCACAAAGAGAACGTGAATTGGTTGCTTATCATGAGGCTGGACATACCATTGTTGGTTTAGTCTTGTCAAATGCCCGTGTTGTTCATAAAGTTACCATTGTACCACGTGGACGTGCAGGTGGCTACATGATTGCACTTCCGAAAGAGGATCAAATGCTTCTATCTAAAGAAGACATGAAAGAGCAATTGGCAGGTTTGATGGGTGGTCGTGTAGCTGAAGAGATTATCTTTAATGTCCAAACGACAGGAGCTTCAAATGACTTTGAACAAGCTACACAGATGGCTCGTGCAATGGTCACTGAATACGGTATGAGTGAAAAACTTGGCCCAGTTCAATACGAAGGTAATCATGCTATGTTTGGTGCACAAAGTCCTCAAAAATCAATTTCAGAGCAAACAGCCTATGAGATTGATGAGGAAGTTCGTTCATTATTAAATGAGGCACGAAACAAAGCTGCTGAGATCATTCAGTCAAATCGTGAAACTCATAAGTTGATTGCAGAAGCATTGTTGAAATACGAAACATTGGATAGTACACAGATTAAATCTCTTTACGAAACAGGAAAAATGCCAGAGACCGTAGAAGAGGAATCCCATGCACTATCTTATGATGAAGTGAAATCAAAAATGAGTGAAGAAAAATAA
- the comW gene encoding sigma(X)-activator ComW, with the protein MLQKFYDRAFVFLKLVEQEYASLGQSCSEWESLHLRFLLYYLIRFKIKSDRDFSLYHFRTAYRLYLDKLLQGGTTLIQ; encoded by the coding sequence ATGCTTCAGAAATTTTATGATCGAGCATTCGTCTTTTTGAAACTAGTTGAACAAGAATATGCCTCTTTAGGCCAGAGTTGTTCAGAGTGGGAATCACTTCATCTCCGTTTTTTACTATATTACTTAATCCGATTTAAAATTAAAAGTGATAGGGACTTTTCTCTATATCACTTTAGAACAGCTTATCGTCTATATCTAGATAAATTACTGCAAGGTGGTACAACTCTCATCCAATAG
- a CDS encoding adenylosuccinate synthase has product MTSVVVVGTQWGDEGKGKITDFLSANAEVIARYQGGDNAGHTIVIDGKKFKLHLIPSGIFFPEKISVIGNGMVVNPKSLVKELTYLHEEGVTTDNLRISDRAHVILPYHIELDRLQEEAKGDNKIGTTIKGIGPAYMDKAARVGIRIADLLDKEIFRERLERNLTEKNRLFEKLYDSTPISIDDIFEEYYEYGQQIKQYVTDTSVILNDALDNGKRVLFEGAQGVMLDIDQGTYPFVTSSNPVAGGVTIGSGVGPSKIDKVVGVCKAYTSRVGDGPFPTELFDEVGDRIREVGHEYGTTTGRPRRVGWFDSVVMRHSRRVSGITNLSLNSIDVLSGLDTVKICVAYVLDGQRIDYYPASLEQLKRCKPIYEELPGWSEDITGVRNLEDLPENARNYVRRVSELVGVRISTFSVGPGREQTNILESVWS; this is encoded by the coding sequence ATGACTTCAGTTGTTGTTGTAGGTACCCAGTGGGGTGATGAAGGTAAAGGGAAAATTACAGATTTTCTTTCAGCTAATGCAGAGGTAATTGCTCGTTATCAAGGTGGTGATAATGCTGGTCACACGATTGTGATTGATGGTAAGAAATTTAAGTTGCACTTGATTCCATCTGGAATTTTCTTTCCTGAAAAAATCTCTGTTATTGGGAATGGGATGGTTGTAAACCCTAAATCTCTAGTAAAAGAGTTGACTTATCTTCATGAAGAAGGTGTGACAACAGATAATTTGCGCATTTCGGATCGTGCGCATGTCATTTTACCATATCACATTGAATTAGACCGTTTGCAAGAGGAAGCTAAGGGCGACAATAAAATTGGTACTACAATCAAGGGAATCGGTCCAGCCTATATGGATAAAGCTGCTCGTGTTGGAATTCGTATTGCAGATCTTTTGGATAAAGAAATTTTTCGTGAGCGTTTGGAACGCAATCTTACGGAGAAGAATCGTCTGTTTGAAAAATTATATGATAGCACTCCTATTTCAATTGATGATATTTTTGAAGAGTACTACGAGTATGGCCAACAAATCAAGCAGTATGTGACAGATACATCTGTTATCTTGAACGATGCGCTTGATAATGGCAAACGTGTACTGTTTGAAGGTGCGCAAGGTGTCATGTTGGACATTGATCAAGGGACTTATCCATTTGTTACTTCTTCAAACCCTGTCGCTGGTGGTGTGACGATTGGGTCTGGTGTTGGTCCAAGTAAGATTGACAAGGTTGTAGGTGTCTGTAAAGCCTACACAAGTCGTGTAGGAGATGGACCGTTCCCAACTGAATTATTTGATGAAGTGGGAGATCGCATCCGTGAAGTAGGTCATGAATATGGTACAACAACTGGTCGTCCACGTCGTGTGGGTTGGTTTGACTCAGTTGTGATGCGTCACAGCCGCCGTGTATCTGGGATTACCAATCTTTCATTGAACTCTATAGATGTTTTGAGTGGTTTGGATACTGTGAAAATCTGTGTCGCCTATGTTCTTGATGGTCAACGTATTGATTACTATCCTGCTAGTCTTGAGCAGTTGAAACGTTGTAAGCCAATCTACGAGGAATTGCCAGGTTGGTCAGAAGACATCACTGGAGTCCGTAATTTGGAAGACCTTCCTGAGAATGCACGCAACTATGTTCGTCGTGTAAGCGAGTTGGTTGGTGTTCGTATCTCAACTTTCTCAGTAGGACCTGGTCGTGAACAAACTAATATTTTAGAAAGTGTTTGGTCATAG
- the tadA gene encoding tRNA adenosine(34) deaminase TadA, producing the protein MDYTLEEKEVFMREALREAEIALEHDEIPIGCVIVKDGEIIGRGHNAREELQRAVMHAEIMAIENANLSEESWRLLDCTLFVTIEPCVMCSGAIGLARIPNVVYGAKNQKFGAAGSLYDILTDERLNHRVEVETGILEDECATIMQDFFRNRRKK; encoded by the coding sequence ATGGATTATACGCTTGAAGAAAAAGAAGTCTTTATGAGGGAGGCTTTGAGAGAAGCTGAGATTGCCTTAGAACACGATGAAATTCCAATTGGTTGTGTGATTGTCAAGGATGGAGAAATCATTGGTAGGGGGCATAATGCGCGCGAGGAGTTGCAACGGGCGGTCATGCATGCGGAAATCATGGCCATAGAGAATGCGAACCTGAGTGAGGAGAGCTGGCGCTTGCTGGATTGCACGCTTTTTGTGACCATTGAGCCTTGTGTCATGTGTAGTGGGGCGATTGGACTCGCCCGTATTCCAAACGTGGTCTATGGGGCTAAAAACCAGAAATTTGGCGCCGCTGGGAGTTTGTATGATATCTTGACAGATGAGCGTCTCAACCATCGTGTAGAGGTTGAAACGGGAATTTTGGAAGATGAATGCGCAACTATTATGCAAGACTTTTTTAGAAATAGACGGAAAAAATAA
- a CDS encoding dUTP diphosphatase produces the protein MKIRGFELVSSFTDENLLPKRETAHAAGYDLKVAVRTVIAPGEIVLVPTGVKAYMQPTEVLYLYDRSSNPRKKGLVLINSVGVIDGDYYGNPGNEGHIFAQMKNITDQEVVLEVGERVVQAVFAPFLIADGDEADGVRMGGFGSTGK, from the coding sequence ATGAAAATTCGTGGTTTTGAATTGGTTTCGAGTTTTACAGATGAAAATTTATTGCCCAAGCGTGAGACAGCTCATGCAGCTGGCTATGACTTAAAGGTTGCCGTGCGTACGGTGATCGCGCCAGGAGAGATTGTCTTAGTTCCGACAGGGGTTAAGGCTTATATGCAACCAACTGAGGTCCTCTACCTTTATGATCGCTCTTCAAACCCTCGTAAAAAGGGCTTGGTTTTAATTAACTCAGTTGGGGTTATTGATGGGGATTATTATGGCAATCCCGGGAATGAGGGACATATCTTTGCGCAGATGAAAAATATTACGGACCAGGAAGTAGTTCTTGAAGTTGGGGAACGTGTGGTTCAGGCTGTCTTTGCTCCATTTTTGATCGCAGACGGAGATGAGGCAGACGGCGTGCGGATGGGTGGATTTGGGTCAACAGGGAAATAG
- a CDS encoding isochorismatase family cysteine hydrolase, producing the protein MADYLLVVDMQSDYVAVGKAYHEELTAAVNDKIAAYPSDRVIYILNRFFWERKDRKKKFATGLLLVSSRIFEKRRASCFTNPDLKDFLEGNGAKSIEFIGVDGNGCVKASVLAAVKENYQVSVDLSAVGVVNQKKFQNTLYKWRSIGVAVEGESS; encoded by the coding sequence ATGGCAGACTATTTATTAGTTGTAGACATGCAGTCAGATTATGTTGCTGTAGGAAAAGCATATCATGAAGAACTGACTGCAGCTGTAAATGACAAAATTGCTGCTTATCCCAGTGACCGAGTTATCTATATTCTCAATCGTTTTTTCTGGGAGAGAAAAGATAGAAAGAAGAAATTTGCGACCGGCTTGCTCCTTGTATCTTCTCGTATCTTTGAGAAGCGTCGGGCTTCTTGCTTTACTAATCCAGATTTAAAAGATTTTTTAGAGGGAAACGGTGCTAAAAGCATAGAGTTTATAGGGGTAGATGGCAATGGCTGTGTTAAGGCTTCCGTTTTGGCAGCTGTCAAGGAGAATTATCAGGTTTCTGTCGATTTGTCTGCTGTCGGAGTTGTCAACCAGAAGAAATTTCAAAATACATTGTATAAGTGGCGCTCTATAGGAGTTGCAGTAGAAGGAGAATCATCATAG
- the radA gene encoding DNA repair protein RadA, with the protein MCQNCEYNSPKYLGRCPNCGSWSSFVEEVEVAEVKNARVSLTGEKTKPMKLAEVTSINVNRTKTDMEEFNRVLGGGVVPGSLVLIGGDPGIGKSTLLLQVSTQLSQVGTVLYVSGEESAQQIKLRAERLGDIDSEFYLYAETNMQSVRSEVERIQPDFLIIDSIQTIMSPEISGVQGSVSQVREVTAELMQLAKTNNIAIFIVGHVTKEGTLAGPRMLEHMVDTVLYFEGERHHTFRILRAVKNRFGSTNEIGIFEMQSGGLVEVLNPSQVFLEERLDGATGSSIVVTMEGTRPILAEVQALVTPTMFGNAKRTTTGLDFNRASLIMAVLEKRAGFLLQNQDAYLKSAGGVKLDEPAIDLAVAVAIASSYKDKPTNPQECFVGELGLTGEIRRVNRIEQRINEAEKLGFTKIYVPKNSLTGITPPKEIEVIGVTTIQEVLKKVFA; encoded by the coding sequence ATTTGTCAAAATTGTGAATATAATTCACCTAAGTATCTAGGGCGTTGTCCTAACTGTGGGTCTTGGTCTTCTTTTGTAGAAGAGGTTGAGGTTGCCGAGGTCAAGAATGCACGAGTGTCCTTGACAGGTGAAAAAACCAAGCCTATGAAACTGGCTGAGGTGACTTCCATCAATGTCAATCGAACCAAGACGGATATGGAGGAATTCAACCGTGTGCTTGGAGGCGGAGTGGTACCGGGGAGTCTCGTTCTTATCGGTGGGGATCCAGGAATCGGGAAATCAACCCTTCTCCTACAAGTTTCAACGCAGCTGTCACAAGTGGGTACGGTTCTCTATGTCAGTGGGGAGGAGTCTGCCCAGCAGATTAAGTTACGGGCAGAGCGCTTGGGTGATATTGATAGTGAGTTTTATCTCTATGCAGAGACCAATATGCAGAGTGTTCGATCTGAGGTGGAGCGCATCCAACCAGATTTTCTCATCATCGACTCTATCCAGACGATTATGTCTCCTGAGATTTCAGGGGTGCAGGGGTCTGTGTCTCAGGTGCGTGAGGTGACCGCTGAGCTTATGCAGCTGGCTAAGACCAATAACATTGCCATCTTTATCGTAGGGCATGTGACCAAGGAAGGGACCTTGGCGGGTCCGCGTATGTTGGAGCATATGGTAGATACAGTGCTTTACTTTGAAGGGGAACGTCACCATACCTTTCGTATCTTGAGAGCAGTCAAAAACCGTTTTGGTTCCACTAATGAGATTGGCATCTTTGAGATGCAGTCGGGTGGATTGGTTGAGGTGCTCAATCCGAGTCAAGTTTTCCTAGAGGAGCGTTTGGATGGGGCTACTGGCTCGTCAATCGTTGTGACCATGGAAGGGACCCGTCCGATTTTGGCGGAGGTTCAGGCTTTGGTAACACCAACCATGTTTGGAAATGCTAAACGTACGACGACTGGACTTGATTTCAATCGTGCAAGTCTGATTATGGCTGTTTTGGAAAAACGAGCAGGGTTTCTCTTGCAAAACCAGGATGCCTATCTCAAATCTGCTGGTGGTGTAAAATTGGATGAGCCTGCCATTGACTTGGCTGTTGCAGTGGCTATTGCCTCTAGTTACAAGGACAAGCCTACCAATCCTCAGGAATGTTTTGTGGGTGAACTGGGCTTGACCGGAGAAATTCGGCGCGTGAATCGCATCGAACAACGCATCAATGAAGCGGAAAAATTGGGCTTTACCAAGATTTATGTACCCAAGAATTCCTTGACAGGAATCACTCCACCCAAGGAAATTGAAGTCATTGGTGTGACGACTATTCAGGAAGTTTTGAAAAAGGTCTTTGCATAA
- a CDS encoding beta-class carbonic anhydrase codes for MSYFEQFMQANQAYVALHGQLNLPLKPKTRVAIVTCMDSRLHVAQALGLALGDAHILRNAGGRVTEDMIRSLVISQQQMGTREIVVLHHTDCGAQTFQNESFHEYLKHELGVDVSNQDFLPFQDVEESVREDMQLLRESPLIPDDVVISGAVYDVDTGSMREVY; via the coding sequence GTGTCGTATTTTGAACAGTTTATGCAAGCCAATCAGGCTTATGTTGCCCTACATGGGCAGTTAAATCTGCCACTTAAACCCAAAACCAGAGTAGCTATCGTGACCTGTATGGACTCACGTCTACACGTTGCGCAAGCTCTAGGTTTGGCCCTTGGGGATGCTCATATCTTGCGGAATGCGGGTGGTCGAGTAACTGAGGACATGATTCGTTCACTGGTGATTTCCCAGCAACAAATGGGGACAAGAGAAATCGTGGTGCTTCACCATACAGACTGTGGAGCTCAAACCTTTCAAAATGAAAGTTTTCATGAATATTTGAAACACGAGCTCGGAGTTGATGTATCTAATCAAGATTTTTTACCATTCCAGGATGTTGAAGAGAGTGTGAGAGAGGATATGCAATTGCTTAGAGAGTCTCCACTGATTCCTGATGATGTGGTTATTTCAGGTGCTGTCTATGATGTGGATACAGGAAGTATGAGAGAAGTATACTAA
- a CDS encoding ribose-phosphate diphosphokinase, whose translation MSFSDLKLFALSSNRELAERVAQEIGIELGKSTVRQFSDGEIQVNIEESIRGKHVFILQSTSSPVNDNLLEILIMVDALKRASAESVNVVMPYYGYARQDRKARAREPITAKLVANMLEVAGVDRLLTIDLHAAQIQGFFDIPVDHLMGAPLIADYFERRGMVGSDYVVVSPDHGGVTRARKLAEFLKTPIAIIDKRRSVDKMNTSEVMNIIGKVEGKTCILIDDMIDTAGTICHAADALAEAGAVEVYASCTHPVLSGPAMDNIQKSAIKKLVVLDTIYLPEERLIDKIEQISIAHLLGDAIIRIHEKRPLSPLFYIEKKI comes from the coding sequence ATGTCTTTTTCTGATTTAAAGCTGTTTGCCCTTTCTTCTAATAGAGAATTGGCAGAGCGTGTGGCGCAAGAAATTGGGATAGAGTTGGGGAAATCGACTGTTCGCCAATTTTCAGATGGGGAGATTCAGGTCAACATTGAAGAATCAATCCGTGGAAAACACGTCTTTATCCTACAATCAACTAGTTCACCTGTAAATGATAATTTACTTGAAATTTTGATTATGGTGGACGCATTGAAGCGCGCCAGTGCAGAATCTGTCAATGTTGTTATGCCTTACTATGGCTATGCACGTCAGGATAGAAAAGCGCGCGCGCGTGAGCCAATCACAGCAAAACTCGTTGCAAACATGCTAGAAGTTGCTGGAGTGGATCGTTTGTTGACGATTGATTTGCACGCTGCACAGATTCAGGGATTCTTTGATATTCCTGTAGATCACTTGATGGGTGCTCCATTGATTGCGGACTACTTTGAACGTCGTGGCATGGTTGGCTCTGACTACGTGGTTGTCAGCCCAGACCATGGTGGGGTGACTCGTGCTCGTAAATTGGCAGAGTTTTTGAAAACTCCGATTGCGATTATTGACAAACGCCGTAGTGTAGACAAGATGAATACCAGTGAAGTTATGAACATCATTGGTAAGGTAGAAGGTAAGACTTGTATCTTGATTGACGATATGATCGATACAGCTGGAACTATTTGTCATGCGGCGGATGCTCTTGCTGAAGCAGGTGCTGTTGAAGTTTATGCAAGCTGTACGCACCCAGTTCTTTCAGGGCCAGCTATGGACAATATCCAAAAATCAGCTATTAAGAAATTGGTTGTTTTGGATACCATCTACCTACCAGAAGAGCGTTTGATTGATAAGATTGAACAAATTTCGATTGCTCATCTTCTAGGCGATGCTATTATCCGTATCCACGAAAAACGTCCTCTTTCTCCTCTATTTTATATTGAGAAAAAGATTTAA
- a CDS encoding CoA-binding protein has translation MSQEFINPSDGVVRQYLATSKTLAVVGLSDREETTSNRVTKEMQARGYKIIPVNPKAAGGEILGEKAYASLAEIPFPVDIVNVYRRSEFLPDVARDFLKADAKIFWAQLGLENLEAEEILRAGGCDDIVMNRCIKREHTRLILEQ, from the coding sequence ATGAGTCAAGAATTTATCAATCCAAGTGATGGTGTGGTACGTCAGTATCTTGCAACCAGTAAAACGTTAGCGGTAGTAGGCTTGTCCGATCGTGAAGAAACAACTAGCAATCGAGTGACTAAGGAAATGCAGGCTCGGGGCTATAAAATCATTCCAGTCAATCCCAAGGCTGCAGGTGGGGAAATTTTGGGAGAGAAGGCTTATGCGAGTCTAGCTGAGATTCCTTTTCCTGTGGACATTGTCAATGTATACCGACGGAGCGAGTTTTTACCAGATGTGGCGCGTGATTTTCTCAAGGCAGATGCCAAGATTTTCTGGGCGCAATTAGGACTTGAAAATCTAGAAGCGGAAGAAATCTTACGTGCTGGAGGATGCGATGACATCGTGATGAATCGCTGTATTAAGAGAGAACATACTCGCTTAATTCTTGAGCAATAA